The following nucleotide sequence is from Pirellulales bacterium.
TCTCTCAGTTCCACTCGCGCAGCACTTCGGGATCGGTTTCGATTGCCCGCCGGGCAGCCAATGCGGCGCGAGCCAACTGATCGTCGAACTGCATGAGGGCCCAGACGCAGGCAGCACGCACGAGCGGTTCGACGTCATTCAATCCTCTGGTCAAGGCCGGGATCGTGGCCCGATCGGGCCTATTGCCCAGCACGATCGCGGCGTTGCGGAGCAGGCCGCGGCGTTTCGCCCGCCACAGCGGCGTGCGGCGAAACCGCTCGCGAAAGCCCGCGTCGTCGAGCGCGAATAGCGCGGCCAGCGCGACCGGATTCATTTTGTCGTCCGGTGCGAATGCCGGTTCCGCCGTCGCTGGCGCGCGATGGTTCCACGGACAAACGTCCTGGCAGACATCGCAGCCGAAAAACCAGTCGCCGATCCCGCCGCGCAAGTTCGTGGGTATTGACGCACGCAGTTCGATCGTCAGATAGCTAATGCATCGCCGCGCGTCAAGTACATAGGGCGCGACGAAGGCGTCGGTCGGGCAGGCGTCGAGGCATGCTCGGCAGGTGCCGCAATGATCGGTTTCGTGCGGCGCATCGTAGTCCAACTCGATATCGGTCAGCAGCGCCGCGAGAAAAAACCAACTGCCAAGTTGCTTGTTGAGCAACAGTGTGTTCTTGCCGATCCAGCCGAGGCCGGCCAATTGAGCGAATTCCCTCTCCAAAAGCGGCGCGGTGTCGACGACTCCACGGACCTTCGCCCCCGGCGCTTGATCTTGAAGAAAGTCGGCCAGTCGATTGAGCCGGGCGCGAATCAGCTCGTGATAGTCTTGTCCCCAGGCGTACCGCGAGACGCGGCCCTCTCCAGCCCGCGCCTCAATCGGCTCTGTGGTGCGGTAGACCATCGCCAGCATCAGGACGCTGCGGGCGCCGTCCAAAACATGCCGCGGATGCTCGTATGCGGCGGCCCGATCGGCTAAATACTGCATTCGCCCGGCGTATCCGGCCGCCAGCCATTCGTGAAATCGCTCCATTCCACCGGGCCCCACCGCCGGACAAGCCCCCGCCAAATCGAACCCCAGCCGCCGGGCCTCGGTTTTTAATGCGTCGGTAAGCGAAGTTGCTTGCATACTGCAATTCGGCTGCAAAAGTTGACCTGCGATTTCCGGCTGTTTAGGGTGGAGAGATACCGGCCAGTCCGGTCGCAACTCCATTGAACTGCTTCTCTGAGGTGACCAAGATGAAAACGATTTTGAAGACAGGGTTGGTTGGAATGTTCTTCTGTGCGGCGATGATCGCGCTGGCCGACCGGCCTCTCAAGGCCCAATCGGATTATTGTCCTGGCTACTGGTGGGCCTATGGCTATCCCTACGAGCAGGACCACATTCCGTTTTACGCCTCGCACCCGCCAGTATACTACTCGCATCCCATTGCGCGAGCTTACGGTTGGACACCGTTCGCCTATCCGCCGGCGGCCATAATCCTGCCGTTGGAAGACGGCGGACCCAAGGAGATTATCAACCCGTTCGTCCCGCCGAGCAATGCGCCTGCGCCGACGCCGAATACGAAGGCGAAACCATCCGGCGAGCAGACGGCTGACTCGAACGCCGCCACACCGCATTTGATCGTCAATCCATACGTCGCCACGAGCCTGGCTGTCGAGGAGAGATAGGCAAACAAGAAATCGCTCTGGACAGCGGCGCGGAAATCGTTATCGTATTGCTCTCTTCATGCCGGCCGTTCTGCGCGCGTTCGCTGCCATCGCGGTCGGGTAGTCTGGCGGAAAGGAGTCTGCCGATGAAGCGGCTGCTGGGAGCGGTCGTCGCGATCTTATTACTATCGGGCTGCCGCGCGCCGGCGCCGCCGAACGATCCATTCCTTTACCGTTCGACCGTGCCGCCGCCGGGAACGATCACGCCATCCGGCCCGATGCCGGCCCAACCGTATTATCCTGGGGCTGCTGCGCCGAGCG
It contains:
- the queG gene encoding tRNA epoxyqueuosine(34) reductase QueG: MQATSLTDALKTEARRLGFDLAGACPAVGPGGMERFHEWLAAGYAGRMQYLADRAAAYEHPRHVLDGARSVLMLAMVYRTTEPIEARAGEGRVSRYAWGQDYHELIRARLNRLADFLQDQAPGAKVRGVVDTAPLLEREFAQLAGLGWIGKNTLLLNKQLGSWFFLAALLTDIELDYDAPHETDHCGTCRACLDACPTDAFVAPYVLDARRCISYLTIELRASIPTNLRGGIGDWFFGCDVCQDVCPWNHRAPATAEPAFAPDDKMNPVALAALFALDDAGFRERFRRTPLWRAKRRGLLRNAAIVLGNRPDRATIPALTRGLNDVEPLVRAACVWALMQFDDQLARAALAARRAIETDPEVLREWN